The Corylus avellana chromosome ca8, CavTom2PMs-1.0 genome has a segment encoding these proteins:
- the LOC132189768 gene encoding serine/threonine protein phosphatase 2A 57 kDa regulatory subunit B' kappa isoform translates to MFKQFLSKLPRGNKSSSKADSVDSPRSDTTRSSRSNGGGASGGTSKRTAVFPASVVAGIEPLVAFRDVPSGERMGLFVSKVSLCCMTFDFYDPAKNPVEKDVKRQTLIELVDFVASCGPSIRFTEAAIHATCRMCVANLFRVFPPSYRSGSGGAGENDEDEPVFDPAWPHLHLVYDLLLRFVNSSSVDAKVAKKYVDHSFILRLLELFDSEDPRERECLKTILHRIYGKFMVHRPFIRKAINNVFYRFVFETERHNGIAELLEIFGSIISGFALPLKEEHKIFLWRVLVPLHKPKSVGIYFQQLSYCVSQFVEKEPKLMATVIRGLLKYWPVTNSQKEVMFLGEIEEILEAINMVEFQKVMFPLFWRIGCCINSFHFQVAERALFLWNNDHIVNLIAHNREVILPIIFPALERNAQSHWNQSVVNLSVNVKKMLMEMDDELFMSCDVHFKEEEAKLSLAAEKRKEAWEQLENAASLQPIIGNTAVLVAPLATSIAC, encoded by the exons ATGTTCAAGCAATTCCTTAGTAAACTCCCACGGGGCAACAAGTCTTCGTCGAAGGCCGACTCGGTCGATTCGCCCCGCTCCGACACTACCCGATCCTCGCGATCGAACGGCGGGGGCGCCTCGGGCGGCACGTCGAAGCGAACGGCGGTGTTTCCGGCGAGTGTGGTGGCCGGAATCGAGCCGCTGGTGGCGTTCCGGGATGTGCCGAGCGGCGAGAGAATGGGGCTCTTCGTGAGCAAGGTCAGCCTCTGCTGCATGACCTTCGACTTCTACGACCCGGCCAAGAACCCGGTCGAAAAGGACGTGAAGCGCCAAACCCTAATCGAGCTCGTCGACTTTGTGGCCTCGTGCGGGCCGTCGATCCGGTTCACCGAGGCGGCGATCCACGCCACGTGTCGTATGTGCGTGGCCAATCTCTTCCGGGTCTTCCCGCCGAGCTACCGATCCGGGTCGGGCGGGGCGGGCGAGAACGACGAGGACGAGCCGGTGTTCGACCCGGCATGGCCTCATTTGCATTTGGTCTACGATTTGTTGCTTAGGTTCGTCAACTCCTCGAGCGTCGACGCCAAGGTAGCGAAGAAATACGTAGACCATTCGTTTATACTGAGATTGCTAGAGCTCTTTGATTCGGAGGACCCCAGAGAGCGAGAGTGCTTGAAAACGATTCTGCACAGAATTTATGGGAAATTTATGGTTCACAGACCTTTTATTCGCAAGGCAATCAACAATGTTTTCTATAGGTTTGTTTTTGAGACGGAGAGGCACAACGGGATTGCCGAGCTGTTGGAGATATTTGGGAGCATAATTAGTGGGTTTGCTTTGCCTTTGAAAGAGGAGCACAAGATTTTCTTGTGGAGGGTGTTGGTTCCATTGCACAAGCCCAAGTCTGTGGGGATTTACTTTCAGCAGTTGTCTTACTGTGTATCGCAGTTTGTGGAGAAGGAGCCCAAGTTGATGGCGACGGTGATAAGGGGGTTGTTGAAGTACTGGCCCGTGACGAATAGCCAGAAGGAGGTGATGTTTTTGGGGGAGATAGAGGAGATTTTGGAGGCGATTAACATGGTGGAGTTCCAGAAGGTCATGTTCCCGTTGTTCTGGCGGATTGGATGCTGCATTAATAGTTTTCACTTTCAG GTAGCTGAAAGGGCCCTTTTCTTATGGAATAACGACCACATTGTCAACTTGATTGCACATAACCGCGAGGTGATTCTTCCCATCATATTTCCAGCCTTAGAAAGGAATGCCCAGAGCCACTGGAACCAATCAGTGGTCAACTTAAGTGTAAATGTTAAAAAGATGTTAATGGAGATGGATGACGAGCTTTTCATGTCCTGTGATGTTCATTTTAAGGAGGAAGAAGCAAAGCTAAGCCTGGCGGCTGAGAAACGGAAGGAAGCATGGGAGCAATTAGAGAATGCAGCCAGTCTCCAGCCGATAATTGGAAATACTGCTGTTCTGGTAGCTCCTTTAGCAACCTCAATTGCCTGTTAA
- the LOC132189897 gene encoding E3 ubiquitin-protein ligase At1g63170: MDVPSAELPCESQSDTCPLLMERPEYPNSSEHIIDIPGIADVSSSSLPHDRRSNSINTSQLEDRPSSSARVSISQPPVSSSNGTNSRNSSHVRRGDARRRRSPLNSGVWISIELVLTLGQIIASIVVLSLSRHENPHAPLFAWIVGYASGCVATLPLLYWRYRHRNQVSEQDSAQPHQTSQINVPAGPFSLSVSRNSEGEDHQTAVGTSRGSQHSGVLSARIKVLVEYFKMALDCFFAVWFVVGNVWVFGGHASAGDAPNLYRLCIVFLTFSCIGYAMPFILCATICCCLPCIISILGFREDLTQTRGATPESIDALPTYKFKLKRSNSGVSEGGVVAAGTEKEHLFSGEDAVCCICLGKYANNDELRELPCSHFFHKDCVDKWLRINALCPLCKSEVNGSILGGSLSRLNGSQ, translated from the exons ATGGATGTTCCCTCGGCGGAACTACCGTGTGAAAGTCAAAGTGATACTTGCCCATTGTTAATGGAGCGGCCAGAATACCCTAACAGTAGCGAGCACATCATTGACATACCGGGGATTGCCGATGTATCCTCATCGAGCTTGCCTCATGATAGACGCTCTAATAGCATAAACACATCACAGCTGGAAGACAGACCTTCAAGTAGCGCTAGAGTTTCCATATCCCAACCCCCAGTTTCTTCCTCTAATGGTACAAATTCCAGGAACTCCTCACATGTAAGGAGGGGAGATGCCCGTCGACGCAGGAGTCCATTGAATTCTGGGGTATGGATATCGATTGAACTAGTTCTCACTCTGGGCCAGATCATTGCGTCTATTGTTGTTTTGTCTTTGTCAAGGCATGAAAATCCACATGCGCCATTGTTTGCATGGATTGTGGGTTATGCATCTGGATGTGTTGCCACCCTCCCCCTTCTTTATTGGCGCTATCGCCATCGTAACCAGGTTTCAGAGCAAGATTCGGCTCAACCCCATCAGACTTCTCAGATTAATGTTCCTGCCGGGCCATTTTCTCTGTCTGTTAGTAGGAATTCAGAAGGAGAAGATCATCAGACTGCTGTTGGAACCTCTAGAGGCAGTCAACATTCAGGAGTACTGAGTGCAAG GATTAAGGTACTTGTGGAATACTTCAAAATGGCCCTGGATTGCTTTTTTGCGGTTTGGTTTGTGGTTGGCAATGTGTGGGTCTTTGGAGGGCACGCATCTGCTGGTGATGCTCCTAATTTGTACAG GTTATGTATAGTGTTTCTTACCTTCAGCTGTATTGGATATGCTATGCCCTTCATTTTATGTGCAACAATCTGCTGTTGTTTGCCTTGTATAATCTCCATCCTTGGGTTTAGAGAAGATCTGACACAGACTAGAGGAGCCACACCTGAATCAATTGATGCCCTACCAACATACAAGTTTAAGTTGAAGAGAAGCAACTCAGGTGTCAGTGAAGGTGGTGTTGTGGCTGCAGGAACTGAAAAGGAGCACCTGTTTTCTGGAGAAGATGCT GTTTGTTGCATCTGCTTGGGAAAATATGCAAACAATGACGAGCTGAGAGAGTTGCCATGTTCCCATTTTTTCCACAAAGATTGTGTGGATAAGTGGTTGAGGATCAATGCCTTGTGTCCTCTTTGCAAGAGTGAGGTAAATGGGAGCATTTTGGGTGGTTCACTCTCTCGGCTAAATGGTAGCCAATGA